Part of the Vigna angularis cultivar LongXiaoDou No.4 chromosome 1, ASM1680809v1, whole genome shotgun sequence genome, TTCTGAATTTTCTATTGGTGTGTgttcttttctttcatattaGTAGTCATTAAGTGGTCTTGATGCACGAGAGCACTATGATACCATGCTAATATTTTGCTCTTTCTCTCTGGGGCCCAAATGGAGCTAACATACTATCTTTCTGCCTCTTGGAATCTTTAGTGGATGAGTCAAGCTTATTGGATTCAAACCCCAATCAATTAACAAACACAAACGACTAATCAATCTTAAACAAATGTTGTTGAGTCCGTGTGACATCTCTATCTTTTTATGAGCCTACATGGTTGCAAATTTTTTTGGCACTGTTAATCAGTATCCTACTGGTTAAGAAATTTTAAACGGGATTTTTCAGTTGAAGTTCATATTAGAAACTGCATTGAAAATCATTGCAGAGATATATTAGTGATGTTTTTTCAATGAAATGCttttgttttggatttcttAACCAGTAAGATGATAGTCAAAAAAGAGAATTGGCACTAGGAAATAATGTGCTGAGAACAACAAAACGGCTTGACCCGTTTGTATGATTAGCATTGTGCTATTTCCAATGCTTATAGGCATGTGATTACAGACTTAGTTAAGGCAGTACTAAATTACATTTTCCTGGTAGGAACTGTGAACTAATAAAAATGTGCCCACTAGCTTTAGCTTTGTGGGGGCTGTTTAATCCAACCCAACTTGCTAATCTCCTTTAAACTTTTCATTACCCTTTTGACTACACCCTTTTAATATTGGCTTTTGGAGATCAGAGATAGTAAAGGTGATTAACAAAAAggcattttttttgttatctttttcaattttatgcCATTAGTCATTTCCTCCACTAGCCTTAAAACTCTGCAGTGTAGATTCATAAGTTAAGTTCATCTCAGCATAAACACGACTACCACCAAAAATTGTTATGATCTGTGTAATACACAGTTGTAAGTATCCCTGAAAAAGGTCAAAATACAAGCATAATAATGCAGTTTCATAATAAACCGAAATCTTCTGGAATGTTGTTCAAGGATATGAAAACTGAACAGTGTAAGTTAAGTGAAGTTGTAATTAATTCCCCATCCAAAACCCTCGGATTTCCAAATTCTAGTTCAGTAATAAAAGAACTGATCTACAGTTTTATCTAAGAGGTTTAGCTTACCTGACTGAGTCACATAATCATAACAGGGCACTAAGCTAAGACCATGGTCAACAGCTATGATCAGTTTGGCCCAAATAAACTCTTGTACTGGAATTAGAAATTGTACAGTTGAACTGCCAAAAAGAAAATGGGAAAATCTACTATTTGGATGTGAAACATGATGtgcatatataaatatagaacaAACAAAGTTGAGAGTTTGTCTTGTGGGCCATTGAAAAGGgaactttttaattttgtaatcgaGTGTGGGGTTGTTTCCATGACACAAGACAGGGAAGGCTCAGAcaatataaaattgtttgataATTTTGTGTGTAGTTAGAGATGATTTTAACTGCTCCCTTTGAAAATCATGAAGCAAACAAGAACCTCCGATGTAATTGGTTGGTTATTTTGCATAAAACGCGGATTCACATGTGCATAATAATACATGCAGCTAGTGAATGTCATGCTAAGATTAGTACCTCCAAATTCAAATGTTTGAGACTCTCAAGGAGTATGTACGTAGACAAAACCACGCAGTTGTTTTTCCCTTTCTGGTTTTTGTCAGGGACTGATTCCACCATaataaaatttcagatttcATTTACACCAATCATTCAATCACCCAGGAAAGTTCTCTAAAAACAGCAGCTTATGTATTATCTCAAAAACGTAACCTTATAGGTCAATATCTATCAAGTCTAGAGCAAAAACTGAGAGAGAGGTTTTATGTTAGATCTCTCTGTActgaaattaaaaagtaaaaatagtaatttactGGGAAAGCTTTACTTTTTGATGCTTAAACATGCCTcttttttcattatctttttccCTGTGTTGGAAATAGCACAATAGAGCTTAGCAGGTCAATTCCAGGTAGTTAGTTGATTAGCTGGGCCTTTACACGTGAACTGATATGAATAGAGATTTAATTTTTGTCAATTCTTATCAAATCCCAATAGCTTGCATGGTCCTGATGTAATAATTACCTCACTAACTTTTACATTATTCAACTCCAATGTAAATTGTGtattttttcaaactcattGTATGTGTCTGTGCTTGTTATTGCTAAGAAACAGAAAACACATTTTATGCTGTCGTTGGAACTAGAAAGAAAGTGACTGTTGCAAGGAAATAAGATCTCAAAAGTGCAGTGTGTAGAGCCCCATTTAAGGTACTTGACAAGTGAAGGGAAtctttattttcactgtttAGTTGAGAGTCTTAACTAAATGGGATGGAGAAGTAGAGGtttaatagaaataagaaaaagaaagactTTAAAAAGTAGGTGGAAAGGGGAGGATGGTCTCCAAAGAATGACATCTGCAAAATGtccttttttcttccttccatGATCAAGTCACAGTCTTTAAAAGACTTCACCATTCATCAGATCATATcataacataacataacataacataacCTTCACTGCACTGCACTGCTCCTAAGTCCTAGTCCCCATTCTCTTCTGTCCTCTCTTCATTTGGCACACTATTTAACTCCCCCTAGCCCACTCACATTTCCTCACCTCATTTCACTCCAAATTTTCTTTGCCATTTCCCTACCCATGTCAACCTCTAGAACCTCAGATACACCCTTCAAAGGATATGATCCCAACCAAACTCAAATGTGTCTCTCTCTTCTCCAACGCAACACATCTCCTTCTGGTGAGAGAAGAGGCAGAAGGAAGCAAGCTGAGCCAGGAAGGTTCCTCGGGGTCAGGAGGCGTCCTTGGGGTCGATATGCTGCTGAAATCAGAGACCCCACAACCAAAGAAAGGCATTGGCTTGGCACTTTCGACACTGCTCAGGAAGCAGCTCTTGCTTATGACAGAGCTGCTCTCTCCATGAAAGGAAACCAGGCAAGAACCAACTTTGTTTACTCCGACAACATCAACTTCCACACTATACTTTCTCCTGCCGATGTTCAAGTccaacttcaacttcaacctcTCCTCCCACCTTCACAGTTCCTCTCTAACACCACTCACACCAAACAGCCAAACAACCAGAATAGCCTCCCCAAGGTTGTCCACACTTCAAACACTGGAAACCCCTCCCCATTGAACAATGACGCCTTTGTTGAAATTGAAACCACGTATGGGTCGGCTGATCAGGATGATAGTTTCTTCTTTTCCAGTGATTCCAACTCAGGCTACCTTGAATGCATAGTTCCTGATAACTGTTTCAGACCTGCTTCCTCCAGAACAAACAGTTCAAACTCCAGAAAGAGCAATGTGAGCGATCAAAAGGCTAACACAAACTCCAGTGAGAGTACTAATCATCATGAACAGTACTACTACTCTCAAGAAATGGCAGGAATGGCCTCTAACTTTTCAGAGTTTTGTTATCCAAGTGAAGTCATGAGTCAAGGATCATGGGATGATCAACAGTCATGGGATTGGAACTGCAGTGAACTTTCAGCCATATTTAAGAACCCATTAAGGGTGGAAAATGGGTGCATGGATGCATTGTACCCGATGAGTGATGATCAGAGTCCAAGTCCAAGCTATGGAGTAATGAATGAGTGTGCTTCTTCTACTACCTGTTCTCCATCACTTCCACCCTTTGGGGACGTAGACTTGGGATACCCACTCTTCTGAGTCTCAGACTGAGGTGCATTTATCAAGGAGTGTCTTAGTTAGCCTCTTCTGTACTTGCATTGCATGCACTTGTacgtttttctttttaattttccttgTAACTTGGGTCTAGCAACCCTTTTTCCTTCTTCTAATGTAATTACTAAATTGCAcacatgatgatgatgatggggTGAGTGATTGAGCTCTTTGGCTTTTGAGCTCCACTACCACCTCTCACTTTCAAATCAATGCAAACCCTTTTCCTCTTATAAATGGCagatttttctttcaacatgtTAATGTAATAGCAATAGCAATAGCAAGCTTGTCATTCAAAATGAAAGGGGAGCAACGATTCAAAATaaagtttgagaaaaaga contains:
- the LOC108341222 gene encoding ethylene-responsive transcription factor ERF086, which gives rise to MSTSRTSDTPFKGYDPNQTQMCLSLLQRNTSPSGERRGRRKQAEPGRFLGVRRRPWGRYAAEIRDPTTKERHWLGTFDTAQEAALAYDRAALSMKGNQARTNFVYSDNINFHTILSPADVQVQLQLQPLLPPSQFLSNTTHTKQPNNQNSLPKVVHTSNTGNPSPLNNDAFVEIETTYGSADQDDSFFFSSDSNSGYLECIVPDNCFRPASSRTNSSNSRKSNVSDQKANTNSSESTNHHEQYYYSQEMAGMASNFSEFCYPSEVMSQGSWDDQQSWDWNCSELSAIFKNPLRVENGCMDALYPMSDDQSPSPSYGVMNECASSTTCSPSLPPFGDVDLGYPLF